The DNA segment aatcctagacatcttcaaaatcctgtgattcctctaaacacatgtcttgctcacgagagaaatcaggatttgtaatatcaatgctcatgtcattgatatctagggatctgtgaagtataaagaatatacaaagaatgaataaatttaagaatgattatttatgtgctatgaatgaaagaataagaatcGCTAAAATTTaacggaatattggttgataaaaatgaaacaatactcgttcaaattgataaaagttatactttattaaaaaaaatagatgattgtaagcccatttcacaaatgaaatcctattactcctaggctctagagtaataagaatgtttcgagaattactctgaaaaattcctaaagactataggaagttcctccacagtccaattgttcagagagctacCCGGttcataagggcgaatgccctcaaggtttccttgCTCCTTCATTCCTCTCTTTAGAGATTATCATCTCTCTTTTTCCCAAATCATCTTCATCGGCGTTCTCACCTCAACCACGCCTTCTTTTATTCTCCTCTCACTGGTTTCACCAAtggtgtttactccttgatcgcTATGATTTGGTAATGGGTTCCCAGTATTCGGGGTATTATCGAACTTCACTACCCATATCTTAATAAGCCTTTCTACGGCCTTCTTAAAACCAATATAATTTTCAATCGAATGCCCCGATATTCCAGCATAGTATTCGCATCTggcatttgcgtcataccatttaggatacGGGAGCTGCAATGGCTTAAGGTGAAAAGGAGAAATAACATGTacatcgtataagctttgatagaGCTCACGATACGTCACGGGGATAGGTGTAAATTGCATCCTTTTAGAATTCTGCCTTGTACCTAACTCTTGCCTTTAAAAACTCTGTTGCTCAACCGCAAGTGTTTTaggttgaccaactgtgatttCCCTCGTGTTGAAAGTGCTTGTGTTATTCACTTCACTGTCCTTTCTCTTTGGGGCTGATCTTTTAGTTGTTTTCCCCTCAATTTTGCCACCCgttatggcattctcaatcatctctcccGCCATGACTATATCCGCAAAGCTTTTGATGGTGCTcccaatcatgtgagtgatgaatggagCTTTTAGATGTTGATGAACAATATGGTAGTCTCCTTCTCCAACAACGGTGGTTGAACTTGTATTGCTACTTctctccatctctgtgcatattgcctaaaattttcattaggctttttcttcatgttttgcaGCGTGATCCTATCCGGAGTCATGTCAGTAACATGATTGTACTGCTACATGAAGGCCTGTGCAAGATCCCTCCATGAACTTATTCTGGCCCGGCTCAGTTGATTATACCACTTGGCTGCTGCTCCAATTAAACTGTCTTGGAAACAGTGAATCAACAATTGATCATTATTCACATACCCAGTCATCCTCCTACAGAACATCATAATGTGGGCTTCTGGGAgagtagtcccattgtacttctcaaattctggcatcttgaATTTTTGAGGAAGCACCAAGTCTGGGATCAAGCTTAGATCTTTGGCATCTACCCTATGATGCCCATCAGCATTCTCTAAAGCCTTGaacttttcctccaaccatttgcaGCGATCTTCTAACTGTCTTGCAGCCTCAGTTCTTAGATCCTCTTTTTCAGTCTTGTCTAAGTCAGGAATGACAGGATTTGCAGGATTGTCACCCAAATTGAATCCTGAACCAGTTGGGAAATTCGTGGGGATCCCAGTATTGACCAACCCTTGTTGGGGCCTTATAGTGACAGATGGCCTCCTAGAAAGTACCTTGGTTTGTGTAGCCACGTGGGGTGGggtggggtgaaacctggaggatgatCCTCACCCTCCTCGCCAGTAATTGCCATGGGAGCCTTTCCCTTATCAGTGGCCCTTAGAAGTTGGGCCATCTTAGCCATCATGTTCCTTTGTGCCTCCAacatttgctccctcatgtcGTTTTGCATCTTTGCCAATTGCTCTTGCAATTGGTCCTGCATGTCCTTCTGTAACTGTTCAAATCTTTGGTCCATGTTCTTACTTTTTGCACGAGTTCCGTAGTGATGTGTTGCTTccagattttctttctcttactctctttctccctattaatttaactaattagagtctttctataaacttgaatgcatatgatacaATGAGATGCtatgaaatgcaaatgcatgaatgcaaaaagatgttgattctgattcaatttcattttagaaaacgttatttaaggaacaaaaatattttcataaaacggattacaaatacgctttcgcccgtAGGCTtagagtcttaaccctatctaataacaatgTTAACTCTCGTCCTCTGTCTGAAGATGACTCATACATTATACTCAGCGTTCTAGCTTGTACTGCCAAATCCTGCAAGTGTTCAGCAACCTCTTGAATCTAAACTAAGGCTTCTCCCATGAGATAATCCCTATTTTTAACTTGATCCTGAAGATGGTGAAGTTCTTCCTTCCACTGTTCTTCTCttgcctcgagctgctcaatTGATAGCTCACAGCCCTGTAGTGCTGCTTCCAACCTTCCTATATCGTGTTTCATTTCTTCaatcttatttaagcttgcttTTAACTCGATTGTGAGGTTACGACTtcggtgatgatgaagagatcgtcTCCTTCTCTAGGGCCTGATTACGCGACTGCATCTtttggaacttcttctcccaatactcggctttgGCTCTTTCTTTCTGAATCTCTTGCTGCCACTGCTCTAGAGATCTCCCTAATCCGACCCTTTTCAACGTTACCTGGGCTTTTTTGTAGTGCGTCTTtaaatcatctcgatcttcctcgatctttctcttttcctttttcaccttCTCGACTTCCATCTTTTGAATATCGACGTCGAGACTTAAGCACATTTTTTCCTCTTCGAGCTTCTCAATCCTCTTTTCAATCTCCGaattctttctctcgaactcttgcttcataacctccaactctgatggaatcactcGTAAGCTCTTCTCTAATGATCGAGCCACTCCCAAAATTGGCCTAGGGACATTATCGTTCACTCTCCTACTAAACCACCCTTTATACTCAAGGATTGACGTCGAGCCTTCGGTTAAGATCTTCATACAGAAAGACTTCTTCTAAGCCTCAGAAACCTCTcgcatcttcttcttatagtgATCTCCTTTATAAGAAAAATCACTTTGAGCTAGACCCTGTGTAATCGGTATGAACTGTCTCGCTCTATATTGCCTTAGAACAAGCAATGGTGCATATccaacaactccccaaattcctggcaaagggacccaatcaaaactgccacaGTGGTAAAGGACTTCACTAGGAACCAACCAAGGAGCCTTCCACATAACATCTTTTCTCGAAGATTCTGAAAAATATCTATCCACCTCTCCTCTGAAATGTTATCTCTCATCGGCATGTCTACTGCTTCTTTTAAGGgagaataaccctcaaagaatACTCGGCAAGGAACCTTATCAAGCTTCCAAAAATGACTATGGAACCAAACCAACAgcaactgtgcacatccaatgaatctaccttcgccggctctccgacatgcactcaaagatctaaatgtctcaACTAGGATTGCTTGTATCGGTGTATTCTGCTTACCAACGCGATCGAACAAACCCGcaactgcctcatctatgtgccccaaTGCCTTTGGGAAAATCACCATGCCGTAAATACTCAAATCCAGGacgtcgacccttttctttacgtcTGGATGTGTTgatatcaaatccctcaaaatGGCCCATGGAACGCAATTACTATCACCCTTTTGCTGTATACGAGCTAcagcccactgctcactcatcccataATTATCACTAACTTCTTTGCAAAAGTTGGAAGACTAGCAGGCCTAACATAAGCCTTGTGACcctgaatcctcgggcaacgcagtaaagtcgtatactcctccaaagtaggtggaagatcaacatcaccaaatgtaaagcaactataagcagggtttcagaactgtaccatagctcgaaacaagtgcctatctactttgacatctagcaaatagggaaggtccccataattctgatagaaaagctgcttagcctcgtcatcccattgggcccaaatgttTCTCAGCTCCTGAAACTCATT comes from the Gossypium hirsutum isolate 1008001.06 chromosome A06, Gossypium_hirsutum_v2.1, whole genome shotgun sequence genome and includes:
- the LOC121230471 gene encoding stress response protein NST1-like, whose product is MKQEFERKNSEIEKRIEKLEEEKMCLSLDVDIQKMEVEKVKKEKRKIEEDRDDLKTHYKKAQVTLKRVGLGRSLEQWQQEIQKERAKAEYWEKKFQKMQSRNQALEKETISSSSPKS